The following proteins come from a genomic window of Anopheles ziemanni chromosome 3, idAnoZiCoDA_A2_x.2, whole genome shotgun sequence:
- the LOC131286736 gene encoding small ribosomal subunit protein uS5m, with the protein MLRIASSSSNSLIRAFSVLNISRPSAVCGIGKNNSTIDSVTETRARNLLQPYTPTLCNVRETSFFNKLPADQIWKGVISVSNAGKKRGRGKGSGRITAKDLNRGQVIGYGKANIVWPGLSAPVIRGRELVQQQRLPEDKEREAKLRRIRDEMVNFKRIKLSPLERGWSGSKMPGRSFGPPDPIGEDEFVGFDTKCLELKAVVNMKGNHGRKRRVSAMAVTGNGNGLAGFGFGKAIEGRAALRQAKNRAGQKLMHFDLCNGHTVFHDFHCQFGATKLFVERKPEGYGLRCHRAIKTVCEVLGIKDLRAKCEGSTNVQHVVKAFFIGLLKQKDHQKIAEEKGLHVVEFRPENMNFPKVVASPTVCRTEKELGNNEILDFTQYCMDGKIQLQKKKLPPFYTKFRSWEIYLKKQEYLRNQDKVRLRMMAETGEVRSFLTEKFPECRMGPGAKEE; encoded by the exons ATGTTACGAATTGCGAGTTCAAGCAGCAATTCGCTGATACGGGCATTTTCAGTGCTAAATATAAGCCGCCCATCTGCAGTGTGTGGCATTGGAAAGAACAATTCAACGATCGATTCAGTGACCGAAACACGAGCGCGAAATTTACTGCAACCATACACACCAACATTATGTAATGTTCGTGAAACAAGCTTCTTCAACAAAC TCCCTGCGGATCAAATATGGAAAGGTGTCATCTCGGTCAGTAACGCGGGCAAGAAACGAGGACGTGGGAAGGGTTCCGGTCGCATCACCGCCAAAGATCTCAACAGGGGCCAGGTGATTGGGTACGGCAAAGCGAACATCGTATGGCCGGGCCTGTCTGCGCCGGTGATACGCGGCCGCGAGCTAGTACAGCAGCAAAGGCTTCCGGAGGACAAGGAACGCGAGGCGAAGCTCCGACGCATCCGTGATGAAATGGTCAACTTTAAGCGCATCAAGTTAAGTCCACTGGAGCGTGGATGGTCCGGATCGAAGATGCCAGGTCGCAGCTTCGGCCCACCGGATCCAATCGGAGAAGATGAGTTCGTGGGCTTCGACACAAAATGTCTGGAGCTCAAGGCGGTGGTCAACATGAAGGGTAATCACGGTCGTAAACGGCGCGTATCGGCGATGGCCGTCACCGGCAATGGAAATGGTTTGGCAGGATTCGGTTTTGGCAAAGCAATCGAAGGTAGAGCCGCGCTTCGACAAGCAAAGAATCGCGCCGGTCAAAAGCTTATGCACTTCGACTTGTGCAATGGTCATACGGTATTTCACGATTTTCATTGCCAGTTCGGTGCAACAAAGTTGTTTGTCGAGCGGAAGCCCGAGGGCTACGGCCTCAGGTGTCATCGAGCGATCAAAACTGTGTGCGAAGTGCTCGGCATCAAGGACCTGCGGGCAAAGTGCGAAGGATCGACAAACGTCCAGCACGTTGTAAAGGCATTCTTCATTGGACTGCTGAAACAGAAAGATCATCAGAAGATAGCCGAAGAGAAGGGTCTACACGTGGTAGAATTCCGACCAGAAAACATGAACTTCCCTAAAGTGGTCGCTAGTCCGACCGTGTGCCGTACGGAAAAGGAGCTGGGAAACAACGAAATTCTTGACTTCACCCAGTACTGCATGGACGGGAAAATTCAGCTGCAGAAGAAGAAACTGCCCCCATTCTACACCAAGTTCCGGTCGTGGGAAATTTATCTAAAGAAACAAGAGTACCTCCGGAACCAGGACAAAGTGCGGCTGCGGATGATGGCCGAGACGGGTGAGGTTCGTAGTTTCTTAACGGAAAAGTTTCCCGAGTGCCGCATGGGACCGGGTGCAAAGGAGGAATAG